Below is a window of Malus domestica chromosome 13, GDT2T_hap1 DNA.
AGCAACTTGCGGATATCCTCACTCATGCCGTGTGTAGTAGATCTTTTGGTGACTCACTTGTCAAGTTGGGCACGTGTGATATCtatgctccaacttgagggggagtgttaacaTGAGTGGTATTAAAAAGGGtatgtaaatatattgtaaatattaaaatcctttattaggaaggatAGTTGTGTGTCCtttattgtttccttatagAACAAGGATTGTACCTTGTATATATTGTCTATTATGCAATACAATGAAAATTAAGCCGTAAATTTCTATTATGCATGCTATttctggtaaaaaaaatttgagtaCGCAGCGTACTATTCTTACTAACCCCCTCCTGGATAGCTGTTATTTTGGGCAAAAATAGCGCTTCCAAATTGTTTTGTCTACTATCTAATTGATGTGGAGGCCACTCAATACTACAATCTgatggtattcatcttcacttgaaagtgagaggtcttagaatCGAATATCGTAGATGgtgaattcaataccaaattaggttgcttaTTGTGTGGCTGAGCCAAACTCCCCCtcctttagtgtaaaaatatcgatgtactaaaaaaaattggtgtGGAGACCTAAGTTAATTAAACAAAGATTAAAGAAACTTAGCAATTTATATAGTTCGAAGGTCTTGCTTTGTGTCTCAAGAAATATAAGGCGTTTAAGCCAAAGGGGTTGTTGAGATTAACATAACTCTTTATTTTGGTCTCTGATATTGAAAATCAATCTAGTGATCTCCAAGTCTGTCCATCATAAAATCATTTGGTCATTGTGAAAAATCTATCAATTCCTTAAATTGTCATGTGAACGACCACGTGACCACCTTTTAAGGGCATTTAACCCTTCACTTAACGAGGATATTGACATATTTTTCACgtaatgaccaaaatgatttaggGTAGACAAACTCATGAACCACTTCTATCAATTTTCATTGTTAGAAATCAAAGTGAAAAATTGTGTCAATCTCATAGattattttagctaaaaagtcGAAATATAATAACACAGGACATAGATTATCCTAATAATTATCTGAGTTGAGGACTGGGATTCGCATCTCTCCTACCATTGACCTTGAAGAATTATTATGATTTAAGATATAATAAAAATGCACGCGAAGCCAGAGGAATTTGAACTCAGAATTGACACGACCCGTACGCCTGTCTCATAGCCGTAGTAGGGGGCGGCACCGGTGGAAAGATTTGTGTACGCGGATTCCTTTTTTCCTACCAATAAGAACGAAGGTTAGGGCCTGAAAGTAACAGAAGAATTTGTAAGCATTAGAAACTAGGGTTTCAAATTCAATTATTGAAGCAAAAGCAATTTTAATTGAAATTAGATTTAGGTATGGACAATTATTCAGTTGACCCTCTTCAAAATTGGTACAGGAGATCCAGGCATCATTGAACTTGATTATTTAATGTTGCATAAGCGATTAGACGAGATTAGCTCCTCATTGCCGGCCAAAGGCACAAAGTGACACTTTCAACCTGAAAGAGAGAGGACAAACACATTAAGAAAAGATAAACGCACACATGCATATAACCAAACCTTGCACAAAAAGGGAACCAACCAGCAAAGCGAAGGGAACATATAAGCATGGGCGGGAAGTCATAAACGAAAATAAGCAATGTGAGACGCAAATTCATCTAAACAAACTCGAAAATTTGGGGAGAAGAGCAATATTATGATGATAAGCAAAAATAGCGAAGGGAGGACAAGAATCCGACCAATAAACTCCATAACAAGGTTAATGTGACATCATAAATCATACACAGAGATTTGAATTTCTCAATTGTGTTATCAGTACGTACTCTGCAAGATCCGTGATTGcacatttaattaaaattaattggtCTTGTTCATCAGCTAAACGGAACTTAATTGGCTAGTGGTAATGTGTAGTGGTAGTTATGCCACAACAAAGTTTCTATATCCTTCCTTAATGTTTTCACACACAGCAAAAAATATGGACCGACCAAACAACGACTTAGCCCCGAAAGCTGATAATTTCATACGAAAAGTAAGATACATGCCTAATTTTACAAAGACGTGTAGAtttttatgttggaaatgtCGCTTTCTTAATTCATAGATTAGGTTGGTCACAGTAGAAGGACCATCTCGATGACTTTGGTTAACCCTTGTCTACCATAATTACATAGAAGCTTACAATTTTATGAGCCAATAACATGAAGCCACATGGAGACCGCTAGTTGACCATGTGGATGTGTTCACTCCTTTGCACTCAAGTTTTGTTAGGCCATATTCTCATTGCAAGTGGTGGATTGTCGTCAGGTGGATATGACATTCATCTTGATTAAACCCTCTACGTTCTGCTTTCAGACACTCTCCTTGTCGTTCGCTAGTAGAGCTTAGATTAGTGATATCGCTTGTTGTGAACAAGAATACTTGTTTTGTcaacagaaaaaaaagaagaagattataTTGGGCTGGAGAAATGGGCTGGATTTAGTGGCTGAGATAGACTTGGACTTTACTAGTAAAACTTTGGAAGTGTACTTGGCTGGGCTGTAGCCTAAACTTAGTCCAGCCCATTGATTAGATTCaaagaataaagaataaaaaatcaCCTTTATTTTTCGTCATTCTTTTCTTTCTAGTCAAAATTTAAAGGACAAAAATCCTGATGAACATTTGATTTAACATCACCAGTAACCCTTGCAAGAGCACTCACCATCTTTAAAATGGTGAAACCTATTCCTATCTCTTACAACAATCTCTCTGTTAAAAAGCTTAGATATCATTTTGGTTACGTCATGGCAATCCCAACAGACCCTGAGGTTCTTCACAATCCGAATCGGCACGCCTTCTTTCAAACTGATCAAACCGAAAGCAATTGCTACCTTCTCGCTATGTTTACACAATGCAtcctctttctcttcttcttctatgTCGAACAACACAGGATTTGTATTAGCCACATAGCCCGCCAACTTCAGCCGCCGAGAAATTTCTCCCAGCATTGTCTCAATTTCATTGTACCGAGGATGGGACTTGTCTCCCACAAGGAACTCATGAACTTCTCCATCGACCTCTAGGACACTACAACCGGGAAGCTTCCTTACACCTTTTGCCTTCATAGTCTGCCGCACGTTACTAACTCCATCCCAAAGCTTGGAATCGGCATAAATATTGGACAAAAGCACGTAAGCTCCATGGTTCTTGGCCTCCAGTTCTACTATCTTCCTCGAGGCAAGCTCACCTATTTCCATATTCCTGTACATTCTACTAGCGTTCAGCAAAGCCCCCCAAGCACCTGCATGAGGCTTCATTGGCATGCCGTTTATGAAGCTCAGGGCTTCATCTAAACGCCCGGCACGACCATATAAATCAACCATGCACCCGTAGTGCTCTAGCTGAGGCTCAATCCCGTACAATTTTCTCATTGAGTCGAAATGCTGACAACCTTTCTCAACTAGTCCAACCACAGTGCAACCCCTCAGAACCGAAACAAACGTAACTTCATTCGGATGAACCCCTTCTTTATTCATAAGGGAGAAAAGCTCGAGACACTTCTCACCAAAACCATTCATGGCTAGTCCTCCCAATGCACTACTCCATGTATACACATTCTTTTCTTTCATCCCCCAAAACACTTCCATGGCCTTGTTCATGTTCCCGCATTTCGCATACATGTCGATGAGTGCAGTCCCCAGCGTCACCGTCATCCGCACCTTGTTCTTCTCTATATAGGCATGAGCCCATCTCCCTTGATCCAATGCCCCCAAGTGGGAGCAAGCCGATAAAACCGAAACCATAGACACCTCATTGACCCTCACACCCTCCATTTGCATCAAATGAAACAGATTCAAGGCTTCCCTGGACTTCCCACATTGCGCATACCCTGCAATCATCGCATTCCAAGCAACGGGATCCCTCTgaggcatttcatcaaacaggTCCCGTGCAAAACCAACGTCACCGCATCTCGCACAAGCACTCACCATAGCCGTCTGGCAAACCAAATCCGGCTCAACaatttctctaaacactctgTGACACGGATCTAAAGAACCCAATTCAGCATACATGAAAATTAACCCGCTTTGGACATGTGGGTCGTTCTCAAACCCGTGCTTTATCAATCCGCCATGGACGGTAGGACCGGTCTCACGTGCCAAAAGCTGCGCGCAAGTGCGAACCAAGAAGTTGAAGGTGTAATTATCGGGTGAAAGATTGTCACTTGATCGGAGAATTCTGCTGTAAAAGTGAAAACTTTTGGATGGCGTGGAGCTTTTGGAGTAGGCTCTGATCATGGAGTTGAAGGCGAAGAGTGTTGGGTTCTGGCATTGGTGGAGGACTTGATTGGAATAATCCAAATTGATGGGGTTTCTGAGGGCAATAGCGGCGACAAAGTGGCCGGAAAGGTGACGGTCGTTGAGAAGGCCATTAACGAGCAGTTGGGAGTGGATTTGCTTGAGCTCTCTGAGGGTGCTGTATGCGTCTACTAGGGCAATTGTTGGGTGTTTTGCAATGCATCTTAGGGAGCTCATGACTGGCAAATAATCATAGTGATGTGCTTTTGTTTCGGGTGGCTTTATGATGCATTTGTGTGTCAAACatctaacaaaaataaaaaaatcaaaacacccTTTTGTTCTCCTTCAATGTCATTAGGCAAGTAACGTTGGGAAATTTGACTAAAATGATAAGAATTTTAAATTTCGAttaaaattattagtttatcactATTTCGTTGATATTTGATTGATATAGTGGtgataattaattttgaatagttttgttattttctttcttgtcggttttgttcattcataaacatagaaaagGTAAATTGCATAAACTAACCTAGAAACACTTATGACACAATATGCTATAATCGTGTCTATCTCACTCATCACTTGTTAAGTCAAATAAGAATGAAAAGTGAGTTGAGCTTAGTTTATACTAAGTGAAAGAGTACTCAGTGACTTGTGTAATCAAAAGAGTATTCAGTGAAGTTGTCACCTTAGAACAACATATAAAGGATATGATTTTTGTGTGTGAGGGCTCGCGGGTGGATGAGTTGCGTTACTAAAgtttcttttctctttgctaGGTAAATTCTCCTCCTATAATCCTATTAACCATTCTTGGAACCAGTTGGCAGGGAAAGAAGATACCTTTTATATGCAATGCAGCACCAAATACATGAAGTTCTACATCCTATACGATGAGACTTTTTGTTGAAGATGACATCTGAGTGCTCTAAAAGTATTGTCTGTTGCGAAAACTTTGCGTCTCCAGTTTGTAAAGAATGAAGACGAGCTAGGGTTAGCTAGCAGAAATGCTTGTACTCGTAGCTAGCTAGCATCCAACAAAATAAAGTTAAAGTAGCTACGGCATGCAGTAGTACAGTTCCTATATTCCTCATGGCTCATGCATGTAGTAGGGCACGAGTGTTTCCTTCAGATTATCCAAACAAAACAATGTACAACCGGAACCTCACGAGTTAAAGTAGCTATCTGTATAGCAATGTGCTTGATGTTTGGAATCTTTGGATGCATTCGGCTCAGTCCTCAATTACATACTGGATTTACTACTGCGCTGTTCTACATATCTTCATTGCCAATGCTTTTTTCTGCTAGCAATTAATTGTCATATATGAGATTTGATTTTTGAACTCATGGTTAATTGGAAACTAGATGCACAAGACCAGACGGTCGCGTGCCATTGTCGATACCTTACAAATTAAGAACATTATTCTAACCAAAGCCAGTTGATTAATCACCAGGGCTTGATATGTAAGTTGTGTTTTTCTAATAATCATTGTGTGCAACAATTACAGGACTAGATTAAAATATTTTAGATCATATCTGACGGTCTAAAAAAACCTACAGTTCACTGCAAAAAGAAATGATCATAACTCAAGTTGCTCTCTTAACCGTGTCATAAGACTCCTAACCATTCTTGATGGGATAACATGATAAGGTACTCCAATGATCTGATCAGGGCAGCCGACAATATGTATAATCTACGAATGCATGATATGCATGCTACACTCGATATGTCGACTAGATCTATGCAAATGTTACTCCAGAGTCCAGACCACCTTATATTCAAAAGTTTTTAACtgttaaaatataattattacaTGATTAACAAAAGAAACTAACGATTGATAGCCTCGCTCTAGCATAAAATATCCCAGAGTAGACTAGGAAATCTAAGCAAAGCCTTTGACATTGTGAGTGTTGAGTAGGAACCAAAATTCAAACCGTATTGCAAGTCCATGCGGCCATTGGCAGGCTAGCTAGCAAGTAGCAGCCTTGACTTTGGACATGACACTCAACTGCTCGGATCGCAGCAGTTAGCTTATCAAGAAGAACACCTTTGTTGAATAATACTCCTCGTTCGCCACCAACTTGCTTTTGCTCAACCGTCTCAACTCTCTAGTCGTACTAAGCACAATATAATAAACTATTAATAATATAGTTGAAGATTTTGTTAAACTCGTAACCAGTACATAATAACTTCAATTCTTACGtcaattaaagaaaataaaatgttaaactTTTGGTTCGTTTAGAATTGCTTATGAGTTCTTAGAATTTGAGATATTATAATTGTAGTAAGGTAGTAGGATTATAAGGGTATAAAAATGACGtcgtttatttattaatttggtTCGATTTGATTCTTGAACCACTAAAATCAAAATTGAACCAACTAATTTCAActcggtttgattttttttttcagctttGATTTGATACTCCGCTTGgctgtttttggtttttggtttttcgaATTCACCCCCAATGCTTATGGGGCATTGAATTTGATTCAAGTCGACCGAAACTCCACAAAATAGTTGACTGCAAAAGTAGATAAAAAGAGTCATTagcatgtaaaaaaaaaaagtgtgatattcacacttatttttatttctcacacactctttattaatttatatcatttgattttttttaattcatctaATTCgaagattaaaaataaaaagagtctgtaagaagtaaaaaaatgatGTGTAAATATCACATctcaaacaaaatatatataaaatgagATGGGAAGTatgaaaacaataaataaagCAAAAGCCGATATTGAGGACACTGCGGCGGCTGGGGAGTTTGCGCCGGTGGAGCCACTGAGAGTCGGAAGGAAAACTGAGAGCGTGGTAGGTCAGTTGTCAGTACCCtacgaaattaaaattaaagagtCGTAGGGCCCTATAGGCCATAGGCCTCAATGACCCCTTCTTGTCATCTATGAAAAACTATACTCAGATCCATTTACCAAAATACCCTCTTAGTAGGTTGCATTAATTgaaggttttttgtttttttggtagAAGGTAAATTTCATTATCAACCGAACAAATGTACATAAGAGATCCAAGTACAAGATAAGCACTAcacaaagaacaaaataaaacaaaacaaagcccaaaatagaaagaaaacaaagcaaaaaaaGCAAAACATAAACCCTAGTAGCTTGTAACCCCCGTCGTCGTCGTAGCAGCACATATACACCAACACGAAAAGCTTGAGATCCGACCAAACAACATCCTAGAAGTGaaggaaatgaaagaaaatatgGCTTCATTGTTCTCCACCAAGCACCACCACAAAGATCGCAGCCACAAATTAAGGGAAGACAGTGAAAATTCACATCCCACAAGCAACATTGCCTAAAGGCAAACAAGGGGAAGGTGATGGTGTGAACTCCCGAGCCAGAACTCAAACACATCTTCTGATAAACCTGCAACTTGTCACGGTAAAGAGAAGTGGTTGCAGATCAAGATTAATGTTTGGATCGAGAAGGGACAAAGCTAAGTGGGAAGGGTATGAATTAGACTGATGAGAAATATAGAGGTGAACAGGCAACTGGGAGTGGAGGGAACCGGAGGATGGACTTTGGGGATAAAGACGATGAGATCAAAGTCAAGAGGAGTGTAGAACGGGAGATCATGAGGGAGTAGGGAAAAACGCAAGCTGAAGCAAAAAGGAAGAGAAGGAGCAAGAAGCTACCCCCGACCTTAACCACATCTAGGACCGACGGTTGTAGAAAAGTTATCAGATTCGAGATCACTCACACAATGGTGAGAAAAAACTCTCAGTGAGAGAGGATGACTCACGAAATGTGAGAGAATTAACATAATTGAAGGTTTGACAGGTAGTTAACATTGATGATCATACATACGTACTGTTCCAATCTAATTGTCTATAATTGAAATTCATCAGtttgttgtacttttatgcgcaaacggaagcgaattataacaaagtaccaaatatcaacatcgtaggtgaaagctaaaacaaacaatctcaaactgacacaagagatttacgtggttcggcgTAAAGCCTACTCCACGAGCGAAGCACGgcgaggaatttcactaaacaaacggagattacaaaagagtgtttaaactctcacaacccaaatcccacaaattacaaaccctataccaaacgagtagagaacTCAAACCTAACGAagaagattctcccaaattgctctctaactcacaaattgactctcaccaaattgTCACACGAATGAGCCACACAAAATACACTAATCCTAAcgtcctatttatagtgcataggacttgggttacaataagaatcctaataggaagtaaatccaaatcctaatcaaataggtaattaacaaaatctctctaCCAAGGAAACCAACTAAGAAGTCAAAATtcaaacccaaataggacaccaaaaccaaataggtaacacaaacctaattctttgcatcatcctaattttgagccgtAAAAACCCAACACAGTTGTCCATCCCGGATTCTTGCATGTCAATGAAATATATCTTCAATTTTATGACATTTATTACGTGCTTATCCAATGAACGATTATATAAGTTACACACACAATGAAATATATCTAATAAGACCTAAGTCCGTCCTCTCACGATGCTTTGAAAATGAGATGGAGACACTGATCCGTTGTTGAGTATTATCAAACATCACATTACTCGAACACAATAAAATTACTTGAGCATTGAGCAACAGAATATAAGCAACTTTGGCCATTTTTTCAAACGAACAGATCAAATACTTTGGACCCAGAACTTTTTACCTTAACAAAACAAGTGGCAAATCTCAAATTTTGTCACTAATTTAAccactaatttttttatatgaacatTGAAGATTATCCAATTATTTGTTAGTTTAAAACAagattcatcattatttttctcaattttctAAAAATGCAAGCAACAAATTGGATAAGAGAAACCAGAAGGGGGGCATTCGGTAATTCCATCCACCGGTCTACTCTCCCCCAAGAAAAGAAAGCCTCCCGTCTCTTCACCAAAGCTCCTTTTATAACCCCACCAATAAGCTCTTTCCCCAATAGAAGaatctcccctctctctctctctctctctctctctctctcccctccaaagttttaaaatttctggcTTTCACAAGTTCCCAACCATAGAAAAAGCAGAAACTTGTAGCAGCagaacaaaaacaactctttcttcttctgcaaAACAACCCCATGATTTTACCATTTTCCTCTCTCACCCCAAGCTCTTTACTCTCACAAGAGTGATGGATGTGAGCTCCACTTTCTCTCACACTTTCCACATTGCAGTAATCCTCACATTAAACCCACCACCCTTAAGCCCCTGATAATTCGATTAATTACacacacatcatttgatttttgtAAACTGATTGCATTAATATATGGCGAGTGGGAAACTCTacggttcttcttcttcttcttctgcggACATGAAAGTAACTTTTCGAAACGAAAAGCGTCCTCGCTCTTCTGACGTTCTCGAGTCTCTCTGGATTCCCAatccttcctcttcttttcaTGGTAAATTTTTTATCTGCcttgcattttattttatgctATTTTATTTGTTGGGATTGTAGCCTTTCTGATTTCGTATTTCTTTTCTGAGAAATTGACTCGTGGGGTTTTCTTGGTTGACTTGATGGATTAATGTTAAAGCTTGAAACTTCCACATTTATCATCTGAATCAACGCACTAATTTGTCAAAAATCGAGTTTTTGTAGCAGAATTCTCCTACTATTCACCAAAGTTAAGCACTTGTTCTATTAAATGTTGCCAGTACTTGCTTAATTAACATGTAAAAGATTGGaagtttggagctttttggattTTTAGATAGAAAGCTTGAAGCTTTTTGCATGTTTAGATGGAAAGTTTGAAGCTTTTTGCAAGTGAAGTTTGAAGGATCAAAGTTTTTTGCTGACATGATGAATAGTTTCAGTCCGTCAACAAAATTGGAGGACTTTCATAATTTGGTTGCACCTTTTTACTATGCAGCCTCAAATTCAATggttaattttggaaatgtaaGTGGAGGGGATTCATTGGATAGGCCATTCTTCCAACctaaagaagaaaatgaggatGAGGATTATGACGGTAGCTACCTTCATCAGCCCGGAAAGAAAAGGCGGCTCACGGCGAATCAAGTTCAGTTTCTGGAGAAGAATTTTGAGTCAGAAAACAAGCTTGAACCGGAGAGGAAGGTGCAACTTGCTAAAGAACTTGGCTTGCAGCCTCGCCAGGTAGCAATCTGGTTTCAAAACCGGCGGGCGCGGTATAAGAACAAGCAGTTGGAAAAGGACTATGATTCATTGAAAGCTAGCTATGGTAAGCTCAAGGTTGATGCTGATAATCTCCTCAAGGAGAATGGAAGTTTGAAGAATGAGGTATAACAAATTCCTCAATTCAGTATGCATAGCCTTTTAATCACTCACATTCGGCTGATAAGCTCGGTTCTGGAGCGCACATTCAGCCGTTAAATTCAGCTATGTCTGTCATACTTTGGTGTACTCTAGAATTTAGTTTTGAGTAACTAGTAGTTGTTTGGTTTTGTTACGTGTTAACAGATTGATTCCATCAAGGATATTTTGCTTtcgagagagaaaggaaagccAGGAAAGGGAAATTCGGATTCACAGGATGCGATCAATACATCGGATTTGGAGCCTCGGAATGCAATTCTGAATGCGGGTTCAGAAAATGTGACCAAAGTGGCAATGGTGGTGTGCAAGCAAGAGGATGCAAGTTCTGCAAAAAGCGATGTCTTTGACTCGGACAGCCCGCACTGCACTGAAAACCATTCATCATTGTTAGAGCCGGCGGATTCCTCCCATGTGTTTGAACCAGCTGATCAATCAGATTTCTCGcaggatgaagatgatgatctGGGAAAGACCCTTCTgcccccaccaccaccaaactTGTTAAAGCTTGAAGATTGCTGCTATGATGATTTACCCCCACCAAGCTCTAGTAATTTTGGGTACATCCCTTTGGACGATCAGGATCAGCAGCCCTTTTGTTTCTGGCCTTACTGAGAGAGAGAAATCACGTTTCACAGCAGACTGCCGCTCCATTTCTTTGCACTATCTAATTAGTTGCCAGTTGTAATTAATGTATCCAATCATTATGCCACTAATTATGTTTATGCTTACCGGTTTATGATACGACATGGTTTTTCATTCTGTGAGAGATTTTAAGTTTGAATCGTCATGTCCCTAATTGGAAAACAATATCGACATGAAAAGATAAGAACATATGGAATTTTAGTgcaaaggaagggaaaaatCGTATCTTAATGCATATTCTGGAACTAGATCATGCTGTTGCATTCGATAACCTGTGTTTTAAATCGATTCTTCTGCATTAAGATAGGCAGCCCCAACGAAAATACAgtaaacaaaccaaaaataaaGCTGAGAACGACCGTTTTTAAAAGTGGGGCTCTTCATGAATTCTGTCACGTTAAGTTTAATGTCAAATTTTAtgataatattataaaatattatgtcaaaaacATGAGATGAGATAGAGTTCATAAAAAGTCCTATTTTAAAAGAGTTTTCGATAACAGATAATTATTTACACATATTCTTTTAAAAGAAATCTAACGAAAAGtctaaaaaaaactttagttttaataaaaaaaaaatgacaaataaaggtgtagcgaatagtaccaggaaaagataaaaatgtgatttttcattaaaaatgtacagtaccaaaaatattttgttaaaactctaTTCTTTTAATCTTTGGATTTCTAGGAAAGATTACATTAAAATCGAATTATAACCATGTTGTTCAACATAGCACACGCACTCCAGAGGGGATTAAATAAATATCaccaatattttaatttttgttgtaaACTAATGTGTTGAATGCTGCGTCCTTGTGAAGTAACGGCCAAGACA
It encodes the following:
- the LOC103451875 gene encoding putative pentatricopeptide repeat-containing protein At5g40405 — protein: MSSLRCIAKHPTIALVDAYSTLRELKQIHSQLLVNGLLNDRHLSGHFVAAIALRNPINLDYSNQVLHQCQNPTLFAFNSMIRAYSKSSTPSKSFHFYSRILRSSDNLSPDNYTFNFLVRTCAQLLARETGPTVHGGLIKHGFENDPHVQSGLIFMYAELGSLDPCHRVFREIVEPDLVCQTAMVSACARCGDVGFARDLFDEMPQRDPVAWNAMIAGYAQCGKSREALNLFHLMQMEGVRVNEVSMVSVLSACSHLGALDQGRWAHAYIEKNKVRMTVTLGTALIDMYAKCGNMNKAMEVFWGMKEKNVYTWSSALGGLAMNGFGEKCLELFSLMNKEGVHPNEVTFVSVLRGCTVVGLVEKGCQHFDSMRKLYGIEPQLEHYGCMVDLYGRAGRLDEALSFINGMPMKPHAGAWGALLNASRMYRNMEIGELASRKIVELEAKNHGAYVLLSNIYADSKLWDGVSNVRQTMKAKGVRKLPGCSVLEVDGEVHEFLVGDKSHPRYNEIETMLGEISRRLKLAGYVANTNPVLFDIEEEEKEDALCKHSEKVAIAFGLISLKEGVPIRIVKNLRVCWDCHDVTKMISKLFNREIVVRDRNRFHHFKDGECSCKGYW
- the LOC103451874 gene encoding homeobox-leucine zipper protein HAT5, producing the protein MASGKLYGSSSSSSADMKVTFRNEKRPRSSDVLESLWIPNPSSSFHASNSMVNFGNVSGGDSLDRPFFQPKEENEDEDYDGSYLHQPGKKRRLTANQVQFLEKNFESENKLEPERKVQLAKELGLQPRQVAIWFQNRRARYKNKQLEKDYDSLKASYGKLKVDADNLLKENGSLKNEIDSIKDILLSREKGKPGKGNSDSQDAINTSDLEPRNAILNAGSENVTKVAMVVCKQEDASSAKSDVFDSDSPHCTENHSSLLEPADSSHVFEPADQSDFSQDEDDDLGKTLLPPPPPNLLKLEDCCYDDLPPPSSSNFGYIPLDDQDQQPFCFWPY